From a single Clostridium isatidis genomic region:
- a CDS encoding ATP-binding protein, which yields MSNLQLDEIIIEEQYFTMQPQINEVIEKFNGETHSYSKLHRLIDLIEVIIKTHSAYVISNYLEIGEFNPEIQKALAIQLSKPSLGHWYGLSKVIIEDLIIRKSLSKYKLEEMAKLIENKSQRENFINKYYLKDDYYQLIECSAKQKKALLKCFELTEYKFSHKLHFKDFYDYFFDWKKLIDYSDEKNDLLDLISLRNYYAHGSTANEEKSKKEIIRYLPMVKSLLEKSWLKEVSVIVFREKREEYIYVNQSAKINGFYNSSLNDSSFINKKIKFNTPYFLNSNGQLLECFPIITYNKRIDNNNDLLFFLNDCKKLKQDKISLLNYPNSIHYVDNKNTRDFLARMDLLNWSKLKVDRFQERINGLTENFYGRTEELTLLWDFVQVNKKGFFILSAKQGMGKSALIAKFIQELRTASSMPKPYFIEYFVRANTLFSSPSFFLDYLCEKLKEILKITDFIQTDTLEEKQALLEDLLNIAAETLSDKKLVIIIDGLDEGVESGLINCLINNVYNNILVIYSSRLDDQPEIKSFYYRIDKTVKYEHKLGPLSKNDIKAVLFNSLDKYYLIQNEELVNLIQEKSKGEPLYLKLLIMAIEDNQISLYSIDKIPDSINKWFEDNISRLLSKELGNEVFQNLIIFAVAKDNITKKQLEIYLNNCNLNINSATVEKIINILSDWLQESDDNIASYQLFHHELRQYLLKNYYEACKFAEKSIIDVCSKWDKYLYIGEGVYKYSLIYLISLDLFDDIASLIQNEAYIDEQIKVCKGYYASFRMLEKAREYFNKSPEMIIKVMLTTIKLYKKMDSDKYKLIEKIETYNLDEIYAIIDQIKSFDKDKELIYTIVLDKIVKSENDETELFNIIAEDIKGSDNIWLDNIIADELLVYLYLKLSNHKYSYMSDEFVNVEELIGSSFFNITKELIDLGIDKLFIRYINKNKDRMLQTVILNFCESCIKLGCIEEFSKFMDFIENKAIGKTFEDKEGLNTGKKFINNIYFNAFSILMKDNDITNAEIFLNKISNFTYYDLTDIILLYNSKGLNEQAISYLNLFKKEIMISYNEDLYISAKKVFSIIDFCEKVDLKEEAEFYFSFIIEYLNKNKDDDIIYALLIDYINNKNDDNYFKYLPSMHTIINLDSLDFNYYRVNANNGKSLFDILAHTNLIKFYLTRKKYNEVLRFLDLFSKKNREMEGICLLYSYYFSSDLDKKFIKELLLKINKWTRSENPSKYGELFHWAVKEVLLSRPELHKEILNNFKISDYKFKKYIISGFIRKNNINNALELFKLNENIKDNDNSDGEKISYLNLTNYYKSNSSKLNSSAYKVLLRNMLEYYEFVTNKNKSSRKFWDDYTDNLILSLILKYLKYIALEEAKLLCSKMEKLQFSNNDGETFELKANFETELKDAMILDLDYVDINTLDIYSLDGYNAIELIKKNKLLNNNIRNYYGNVFMTLNIIDFKLDIGEYRDAIKLINSFSELEYRLTAGFKLLLHQLKNKEVLYLKELLIIFDLAEDVDGYYKVYLEFLLNEAEKYVTEKSLKDFAAILKEHNLIEVILAVIIRVARNTEKFVEYLNNIPLKRTILEHAMVSFGYYLYEFDKDNKLLYEIDKLFLLEDIKLKKEENYLDLMDMVKKLMDKEISLDGFKDYVYKL from the coding sequence ATGAGCAATTTACAATTAGATGAAATTATTATAGAAGAACAATATTTCACTATGCAGCCACAAATAAATGAAGTTATCGAAAAATTTAATGGAGAAACTCATTCTTATTCAAAATTACATAGATTAATTGATTTAATTGAAGTTATAATAAAGACCCATTCTGCCTATGTTATTAGTAACTATTTAGAAATTGGTGAGTTTAATCCAGAAATTCAAAAGGCTTTAGCTATTCAACTTTCAAAACCATCCTTAGGCCATTGGTATGGCTTATCAAAGGTTATAATTGAGGATTTAATTATTAGAAAAAGTCTTTCAAAATATAAACTTGAAGAAATGGCTAAGTTAATTGAGAATAAAAGTCAGAGAGAAAATTTTATAAATAAATATTATTTAAAAGATGACTATTATCAATTAATAGAATGTTCAGCAAAACAAAAAAAAGCCTTATTAAAATGTTTTGAACTTACAGAATATAAATTTAGTCATAAGCTGCACTTTAAGGATTTTTATGATTATTTTTTTGATTGGAAAAAGCTTATTGATTATAGTGATGAAAAAAATGACTTATTAGATTTGATTAGTTTAAGAAATTACTATGCTCACGGAAGTACAGCAAATGAAGAGAAAAGTAAGAAAGAAATTATTAGATATCTGCCAATGGTAAAATCCTTATTAGAAAAGAGCTGGTTAAAGGAAGTTTCAGTAATTGTCTTTAGGGAAAAAAGAGAAGAATATATTTATGTAAATCAGTCCGCTAAAATAAATGGGTTTTATAATAGTTCTTTGAATGACAGCTCTTTTATTAATAAAAAAATTAAATTTAATACCCCTTATTTTTTAAATAGTAATGGACAACTATTAGAGTGTTTTCCAATAATTACATATAATAAAAGGATTGATAATAATAATGATTTATTATTCTTTTTAAATGATTGTAAAAAATTAAAGCAGGATAAGATATCTTTATTAAATTATCCAAATTCCATTCATTATGTAGATAATAAAAATACAAGGGACTTTCTAGCAAGAATGGACTTGCTAAATTGGAGCAAACTTAAAGTAGATAGGTTTCAAGAGCGTATTAATGGACTAACAGAAAATTTCTATGGCAGAACTGAAGAATTAACTTTATTATGGGACTTTGTTCAAGTTAATAAAAAAGGATTTTTTATTTTATCTGCCAAGCAAGGTATGGGTAAGTCAGCTTTAATAGCTAAATTTATTCAAGAATTACGTACTGCTTCTTCTATGCCAAAACCATATTTTATAGAGTATTTTGTTAGGGCAAATACCTTATTTTCATCTCCATCTTTTTTCTTGGATTATTTATGTGAAAAATTAAAGGAAATTTTAAAGATAACTGATTTTATACAGACTGATACCTTAGAAGAAAAGCAGGCTTTGTTAGAAGATCTTTTAAATATAGCAGCAGAAACTTTATCTGATAAAAAGTTAGTTATTATTATTGATGGTTTAGATGAGGGTGTAGAAAGCGGCTTAATTAACTGTTTAATTAATAATGTTTATAATAATATACTAGTTATATATTCTTCTAGATTAGATGATCAGCCAGAAATTAAATCCTTTTATTATAGAATAGATAAAACAGTAAAGTATGAACATAAACTTGGTCCTTTGAGCAAAAATGATATTAAAGCGGTATTATTTAATTCCTTAGATAAGTATTACTTAATACAAAATGAAGAGCTTGTTAATTTAATACAAGAGAAATCAAAAGGTGAACCGTTATATTTAAAATTATTAATTATGGCCATAGAAGATAATCAAATATCCCTTTATTCAATTGATAAAATACCAGACAGCATTAATAAATGGTTTGAAGATAATATATCTAGACTATTATCTAAAGAGTTAGGTAATGAAGTATTTCAGAATTTGATTATTTTTGCTGTTGCCAAAGATAATATTACTAAAAAGCAGCTTGAAATTTATTTAAATAACTGTAATTTAAATATCAATTCTGCTACAGTAGAAAAAATTATTAATATTCTTTCAGACTGGCTTCAGGAAAGTGATGATAATATTGCATCTTATCAATTATTCCACCATGAATTAAGACAATATTTATTAAAAAATTACTATGAAGCCTGCAAATTTGCAGAAAAATCAATTATAGATGTTTGCAGCAAATGGGATAAATATCTTTATATAGGTGAAGGTGTTTATAAATATTCACTTATTTATTTAATAAGTTTAGATTTATTTGATGACATAGCCTCTTTAATTCAAAATGAAGCTTATATAGATGAACAAATAAAAGTATGCAAGGGCTACTATGCAAGCTTTAGAATGTTGGAAAAGGCTAGGGAATATTTTAATAAATCTCCTGAAATGATTATTAAAGTTATGTTAACAACTATAAAACTCTATAAAAAGATGGATAGTGATAAGTATAAGCTGATAGAAAAAATTGAAACTTATAACTTAGATGAAATATATGCTATTATAGATCAAATAAAATCCTTTGATAAAGATAAAGAGCTTATTTATACAATAGTTCTTGATAAAATAGTAAAAAGTGAGAATGATGAAACAGAGCTGTTTAATATTATTGCGGAAGATATAAAAGGCAGTGATAACATTTGGTTGGATAATATAATAGCGGATGAATTACTTGTATATCTTTATTTAAAATTATCTAATCATAAATATAGCTATATGTCTGATGAATTTGTAAATGTTGAAGAATTAATTGGAAGCAGCTTTTTTAATATTACAAAAGAGTTAATTGATCTAGGGATTGATAAATTATTTATTCGCTACATTAATAAAAATAAAGATAGAATGCTTCAAACTGTTATACTTAATTTTTGTGAAAGCTGTATTAAACTTGGATGTATAGAAGAGTTTTCAAAGTTTATGGATTTTATAGAAAACAAGGCTATTGGAAAAACCTTTGAAGATAAGGAAGGCTTAAATACAGGTAAAAAATTTATTAATAATATTTATTTTAACGCCTTTAGTATATTAATGAAGGATAATGATATTACAAATGCAGAAATTTTCCTTAATAAGATAAGTAATTTCACCTATTATGATTTAACTGATATTATTCTTTTATATAATTCAAAGGGCTTAAACGAACAAGCTATAAGTTATTTAAATTTATTTAAAAAGGAAATTATGATTTCCTATAATGAAGATTTATATATTAGTGCTAAAAAAGTATTTAGTATTATAGATTTTTGTGAAAAAGTAGATCTTAAAGAAGAAGCAGAATTTTATTTTTCTTTTATAATAGAGTATTTAAATAAGAACAAAGATGATGATATAATCTACGCATTATTAATTGATTATATAAATAATAAAAATGATGATAATTATTTTAAATATTTACCATCAATGCATACAATAATTAATCTTGATAGTTTGGATTTTAATTATTATAGAGTTAATGCTAATAATGGAAAATCATTATTTGATATATTAGCTCACACAAATTTAATTAAGTTTTATTTAACTAGAAAAAAATATAATGAAGTGCTAAGATTTTTAGATTTATTCTCCAAAAAGAATAGGGAGATGGAAGGGATATGCTTACTTTATAGCTATTATTTTAGTTCAGATTTAGATAAGAAATTTATAAAAGAACTTCTGTTAAAAATTAATAAGTGGACTAGAAGTGAAAATCCTTCAAAATATGGAGAGTTATTTCATTGGGCTGTTAAAGAAGTGCTTTTATCTAGGCCGGAGCTTCATAAAGAGATACTTAATAATTTTAAAATTAGTGATTATAAGTTTAAAAAATATATAATAAGCGGATTTATAAGAAAAAATAATATTAATAATGCACTAGAATTATTTAAATTAAATGAAAATATAAAAGATAATGATAATTCAGATGGAGAAAAAATATCATACTTAAATTTAACAAATTATTATAAAAGTAATTCCTCCAAATTAAATTCATCAGCTTATAAAGTTCTATTAAGAAATATGTTAGAATATTATGAGTTTGTTACAAATAAAAATAAGAGCTCAAGAAAATTTTGGGATGACTACACTGATAATCTTATCTTAAGTTTAATATTAAAATATCTAAAATATATAGCTCTAGAAGAGGCGAAATTACTTTGCAGTAAAATGGAAAAACTACAATTTTCAAATAATGATGGAGAAACCTTTGAGTTAAAAGCTAATTTTGAAACAGAATTAAAGGATGCAATGATTTTAGATCTAGATTATGTTGATATAAATACATTAGATATATATTCTTTAGATGGATATAATGCGATTGAATTAATAAAGAAAAATAAATTACTTAATAATAATATAAGAAATTATTATGGTAATGTTTTTATGACTTTAAATATAATTGATTTTAAACTAGATATAGGTGAATATAGGGATGCCATTAAATTAATCAATAGTTTTTCAGAACTTGAATATAGGCTCACAGCTGGATTTAAGCTCTTGCTTCATCAATTAAAAAATAAAGAAGTTTTATATTTAAAGGAATTACTAATAATATTTGATTTAGCAGAGGATGTAGATGGTTATTATAAAGTCTATTTAGAGTTTTTATTAAATGAAGCTGAAAAATATGTAACAGAAAAGTCCTTAAAAGATTTCGCAGCAATTTTAAAGGAACATAATTTAATAGAAGTAATTTTAGCAGTTATTATCAGAGTTGCGAGAAATACAGAGAAATTTGTTGAATATTTAAATAATATTCCTCTTAAGAGAACTATATTAGAACATGCTATGGTTAGCTTTGGATATTATTTATATGAGTTTGATAAAGATAATAAATTGTTGTATGAAATTGATAAACTATTTCTACTTGAAGACATTAAGTTAAAGAAGGAGGAAAATTATTTAGATTTAATGGATATGGTTAAAAAGTTAATGGATAAGGAAATTTCCTTAGATGGATTTAAAGACTACGTTTATAAATTATAA